A genomic region of Methanobrevibacter wolinii SH contains the following coding sequences:
- the metG gene encoding methionine--tRNA ligase, protein MAKIFVSTALPYANGPFHLGHLRSTYLPADIFCRYHRMIGDDVLMVGATDEHGTPIAVQADKEDKKPIEIATRYHDMIVRDIKSCNISLDNFSRTTKPLHYKISQDFFTYLYEHNYIYKKTVEQLYCPNCKKFLPDRYVEGICPVCGGEARGDHCENCGRALETTELKEPKCLTCNTTPIIKETTQYYFRLSQFQDQVEEYIDNNDKLADNVRNYAKNWLKDGLKDWVYTRDMDWGIPVPLDEAKGKVIYVWGEAFIGYISSAAEWSRKDGNPAWEDYWNDTVVHFIGKDIIYHHSIFWIAMLIAHGCKLPDDIFAGEFLSLEGRKMSTSKNWVVWVDDFVKKYDADLLRYYLTIVAPLNKDTDFSWDDFQRRNNDELADVLGNFLHRTFTFTNKFFNGKIPEYKNPSDDDLAFIKLIKETPEKVGKQIEDMEFREGLVEIMKTCKSANKYFNDQEPWKAVKEDKQKAANCLYLSNQLCKSLATLLKPYIPTKADKIAEIMNIELHDDWNEASEFIEEGHEINKAKPLFKKIEDKQIAKEKEELYKNLEKTEEKDNKKDDNMSDIISIDEFDKIDLRIGQIKEAEKIEKSRKLLKLQVDLGTETKQIVSGIANEYKPEDLIDRKVVVLCNLKPAKLCGEKSEGMILATEKAAALLGVHEDCEVGEKVM, encoded by the coding sequence ATGGCTAAGATATTTGTATCAACTGCACTTCCATATGCAAACGGTCCATTCCATTTAGGCCATCTTAGATCAACATACTTACCTGCAGATATATTCTGTAGATATCATCGTATGATTGGTGATGATGTACTTATGGTTGGTGCAACCGATGAACATGGTACTCCTATTGCTGTTCAAGCAGATAAAGAAGATAAAAAACCAATTGAAATAGCAACAAGATATCATGATATGATTGTTAGAGATATTAAATCATGTAATATATCTCTTGATAATTTTTCAAGAACTACAAAACCATTACATTATAAAATATCACAAGATTTCTTCACTTATTTATATGAACATAATTATATTTACAAAAAAACAGTAGAACAATTATACTGTCCAAATTGTAAAAAATTTTTACCAGATAGATATGTAGAAGGAATTTGTCCTGTATGTGGTGGTGAAGCAAGAGGAGATCATTGTGAAAACTGTGGTAGAGCTTTAGAAACTACTGAACTCAAAGAACCAAAATGTTTAACTTGTAATACAACCCCAATTATAAAGGAAACAACACAATATTACTTTAGACTAAGCCAATTCCAAGACCAAGTAGAAGAATACATAGATAATAATGATAAATTAGCAGATAATGTAAGAAATTATGCTAAAAACTGGTTAAAAGATGGTCTTAAAGATTGGGTATACACTCGTGATATGGATTGGGGTATTCCAGTACCACTTGATGAAGCTAAAGGTAAAGTTATTTATGTTTGGGGAGAAGCATTTATAGGTTATATCTCATCAGCTGCAGAATGGTCTAGAAAAGATGGAAATCCTGCATGGGAAGATTATTGGAATGATACTGTAGTTCATTTTATTGGAAAAGATATTATTTACCACCATTCCATTTTCTGGATTGCAATGTTAATAGCACATGGTTGTAAATTACCTGATGACATATTTGCTGGAGAATTTTTATCCTTAGAAGGACGTAAAATGTCTACAAGTAAAAATTGGGTTGTATGGGTAGATGATTTTGTTAAAAAATATGATGCAGATCTACTTAGATATTATTTAACAATTGTTGCACCATTAAATAAAGATACTGACTTTAGCTGGGATGATTTCCAAAGAAGAAACAATGATGAACTTGCAGATGTACTTGGTAACTTCTTACACAGGACATTTACATTTACAAATAAATTCTTTAATGGTAAAATACCTGAATATAAAAATCCAAGTGATGATGACTTAGCTTTCATCAAATTAATCAAAGAAACCCCTGAAAAAGTTGGAAAACAAATTGAAGATATGGAGTTCAGAGAAGGTCTTGTTGAAATTATGAAAACTTGCAAATCAGCAAATAAATATTTCAATGATCAAGAACCATGGAAAGCAGTTAAAGAAGATAAACAAAAAGCAGCAAATTGTTTATATCTTTCAAACCAATTATGTAAATCACTTGCAACTTTATTAAAACCATACATTCCAACAAAAGCAGATAAAATTGCAGAAATCATGAATATTGAATTACATGATGATTGGAATGAAGCAAGTGAATTTATAGAAGAGGGACATGAAATTAATAAAGCTAAACCTCTTTTCAAAAAAATTGAAGACAAACAAATTGCAAAAGAAAAAGAAGAATTATATAAAAATTTAGAAAAAACTGAAGAAAAAGATAATAAAAAAGATGATAATATGAGTGACATTATTTCAATAGATGAATTTGATAAAATCGATTTAAGAATTGGACAAATTAAAGAAGCTGAAAAAATTGAAAAATCTAGAAAATTATTAAAATTACAAGTAGATTTAGGTACTGAAACTAAACAAATTGTATCAGGTATTGCAAATGAATACAAACCTGAAGATTTAATTGATAGAAAAGTTGTTGTTTTATGTAACCTCAAACCAGCAAAACTCTGTGGTGAAAAATCAGAAGGTATGATTTTAGCTACTGAAAAAGCAGCAGCTCTTTTAGGTGTTCACGAAGACTGTGAAGTCGGAGAAAAAGTAATGTAA